In the genome of Thiorhodovibrio winogradskyi, the window GCCCAGATGAGCCCATGGTGGCGGAACTTGCCGACCCCAGTCTGACTCAACATATCCCCGATGCAGGTATTGAGTCTGAGTTCATCGGGGCGCTGTCGGCCCTCTGCCGTCAGGCTGAGCGCGAGCAGCGTTATCGGCTGCTTAGCAGCGGGGAGCTTGGGCGCTTGGCGGGTGCGGGCAGAAGTCCGTCAGAGGGTGTCGACGCCGGGAATTGAGCGCCGGTGAAACTATTGCGTGGCGCCGCTGATGGTTGGCCCCGTAAATCAGGTTTCTATGCTATAATTGTGAGTTTTCCATCGCCCGCGCAATAGTGATGATCCGCAGCCGCTTTAGGTTCTATCCTGCTGATTTTAAAATATTATCAGCAGGACAGTCAGGGCTGGCATTGGGCATGATCGGGTTATGAGCGTTACCCTGAAACAACGCTGTCATCCTTAGGGGTGGTCGGGACTATAAGCGTTAGCCAGATTCAATAGGTACTTTATGGACCAGGAACAGCACCAGGCGTCGCAGTTGAAGCAGTTGATCGCTAAAGGCAAGGATCAGGGCTTTCTGACTTACTCCGAGGTCAATGACCATCTGCCGGACGGTATCGTCGAGCCTGAGCAGATCGAAGATATCGTTCGCATGATAAACGATATGGGTATTACCGTACATGAGACGGCGCCCTCCGAGGTCGACCAACTCAGCGATTCCGCGATCGCTGACGACGAAGCCGCCGAAGCCGCCGCGGCTGCACTCGCCTCGGTTGACAGCGAATTCGGTCGCACCACGGATCCTGTGCGCATGTACATGCGTGAAATGGGCACGGTTGAGTTGCTTACACGCGAGGGCGAATTACGCATTGCCAAGCGTATCGAGGAAGGTCTCAATCAGGTTCTGCAGGCGCTCTCCTTGTACCCAAAAACTGTCGGCATGCTGCTGGAACTTCTCGAGCAGGTTGAGCGCGAAGAAATCCGCATCACCGATGTTATTACCGGCTTTGACGACGGGAGCGACGAGATCGCCCAGCCCGTCAATAAAGGCGCGGCCAAGGAGGCCAATGTTGCCGTCGACAGTGCCAGCGCCGATCATGAAGGCAGCGAAGAAGAAGAGGCGGAGGTGGTCGATACCGGTCCCGATCCGGAAGAATTCGCCCAGCGCGCCAAGGCCTTGCGCGATAACTATGAGCGCCTGATTCTTTGCCTGCATGACTACGGCCGCGATGATGATCGCACCCGATATGCGCGCGAGCGGGTATCGGAAGAATTCCTCGGTTTCAAGCTTGTTGCTGGTGTTTTCAACGACCTGATCCGCATTCTGCGCCAGACCATTGAACGCATCCGTGCTCAAGAGCGCCACATCATGGGACTTTGCATTGATGGTGCCAGGATGCCGCGCAAGGTCTTTATCGATTCTTTCCCCGATCACGAGACCAACGCTGATTGGCTCGATCAACACCTGAAATCCGGCGCGAAATACGCCGCAAGGCTCGGCGAGTATGACGAGGAAATCCGTCGTGCTCAGCGCCGCCTGATGGAACTTGAGGAAGAAAACGTCCTCAGCATCGGTGAGATCAAGGAGATCAATCGCAAAATGTCCATCGGCGAGGCCAAGGCACGGCGCGCCAAGAAAGAAATGGTCGAGGCCAACCTGCGGCTGGTCATCTCTATTGCAAAGAAATACACCAACCGCGGCCTGCAGTTCCTGGATCTGATTCAGGAAGGCAATATCGGCCTAATGAAGGCTGTGGATAAGTTCGAATACCGCCGCGGCTACAAGTTTTCCACCTATGCCACCTGGTGGATTCGCCAGGCCATTACTCGCTCGATCGCCGATCAAGCACGCACCATCCGTATCCCAGTGCACATGATTGAGACCATCAACAAGCTCAACCGCATCTCTCGGCAGATGGTGCAGGAAATGGGACGCGAAGCCACTCCGGAGGAACTAGCCGAACGCATGGAAATGCCCGAGGACAAAGTGCGCAAGGTGCTCAAGATCGCAAAGGAGCCCATCTCCATGGAAACCCCGATCGGCGACGACGAGGACTCTCATCTCGGTGACTTCATTGAGGATTCCAGCGTCATCTCTCCGGTCGACTCCGCCACCGCCGAGGGCTTGCGCGAGGCCACCCAGAACATGCTCGCCAGTCTGACCTCACGTGAGGCCAAAGTTCTTCGCATGCGCTTCGGGATCGACATGAACACCGACCACACGCTTGAGGAAGTCGGCAAACAATTCGATGTCACCCGCGAGCGTATTCGCCAGATTGAAGCCAAGGCATTGCGGAAACTCCGCCACCCAACCCGCTCGGACAAACTGCGTAGCTTCATTGAATCCGACTGAATCCACAGCGCCATCCAATTCGCCCCGGCAACTGGATGGCGTCCACCTCTTACCTCAAAGGGCCGTTAGCTCAGCGGTTAGAGCAGGAGACTCATAATCTCTTGGTCCGGGGTTCAAATCCCTGACGGCCCACTAAATTTTGCGTGGTTACACATTTCGCCTTCCCAGTGATCGGTTATTCTGAGTTCCTCCCAGAGTTCCCCCCAGAGTTCCTTCTAGGTCGCTCCTCGGACGTGTATCCGGGTTCGAAGAGCTGGTCGAACTGGTGCTCGGCCCGGGCTTCAATTGCTTCGCCCATGCGGACCAATTTGAGCTGATTGCCAATGCGCGCGAGCAATTCCACTTTATGGAAAGGCGAAGCGACATAGTCTGCGGCCCTACATTGAAAACCCCGCAATTTGTCGGCGGGCCTGCTCATGGTGCTCGGAATGATAAGCGGAATGTCCTCTGTGGCTGGATCCTGCTTCAGCCGTTCGCACAGGTCGATTCCGCTAATGCCGGGAATTGATACGTTGAACTGAGTGGGGAGGATGGGTAGGGGTTTAGCAATTCCAACTTTAGGTGTTTCATCTGGTGTAGAAGCGGCTTCCAGCCGCTTCATGACACGCCAAGATGGCGCGTCTGCTGATAACCGGGCCAACAACTGGGTGCTGGAAAACGAATTTGGAATTGCTGTTGAGGGTTCGCGCAGCGGACATTGACCCTCCGCATCGGCTATGATGGCCGGCTTTCTGATCTTCAACCAGCAATAGAATCAGCGCCATGGGTTTCAAATGCGGCATCGTTGGCCTGCCAAATGTGGGCAAGTCGACGCTTTTCAATGCACTGACCAAATCCGGCATCGCGGCCGAGAATTATCCCTTCTGCACCATCGACCCCAATGTCGGCGTGGTGCCCCTGCCAGACGAGCGCCTGGATGTGATCGCCGGCATCGTCAAGCCGGCCAAGGTGGTGCCAACCAGTATGCAGTTCGTCGATATCGCCGGGTTGGTGGCCGGCGCCTCCAAAGGCGAGGGGCTGGGCAATCAGTTTCTCGCCAACATCCGCGAGACTGATGCCATCGCCCATGTGGTGCGCTGCTTCGAGGACGATGACGTGGTGCATGTCTCGGGTGGTGTCGATCCGCTGCGCGATATGGACATCATCAACACCGAACTGGCCCTGGCTGATATGGACTCGGTCGAAAAGGCACTCGACCGGGCGACGCGAACAGCTAAGACCGGCGACAAAGCAGCCGCCGCGCGCCGCGATCTGCTCGAGCGAGTGGTGGCGCATCTCAACGCGGGGTTGCCGGTGCGCACCCTGGGGTTGGACGCGGACGCGCGCGCGGCCCTGCGCGACCTCTTCCTGCTCACCGCCAAGCCGGTGCTCTACATTGCTAACGTGGCCGAGGATGGGTTCGACAACAACCCGCTGCTTGATCGCCTGGCGGCGCAGGCCGCGAGCGAAGGCGCCGAGACGGTCGCTGTCTGCGCCGCGATCGAGGCCGAGATGGTTGAGCTTGATGCCGACAGCCGCGCCGAGTTCCTGGCCGATCTCGGCTTGAAAGAACCCGGTCTGAACCGAGTGGTGCGCGCCGGCTACCGACTGCTGGGACTGGAGACCTACTTTACCGCTGGCCCCAAGGAGGCACGCGCCTGGACGATCCCGCATGGCGCCACCGCCCCGCAAGCCGCCGGCGTCATACACAGCGACTTCGAGCGCGGCTTCATCCGCGCCGAGGTCATCGCCTACGAGGATTTCGTCAAGTACAAAGGCGAGCAGGGCGCCAAGGATGCGGGCCGGCTGCGCTCCGAGGGCAAGGAGTACATCGTGAAGGATGGCGATGTGGTGCATTTCCGCTTCAACGTCTGAGTTTTCGCCCTTGACCACTGATCACTCTGATCACTGACCACTGGCCACTGCCCCCATGCGCCTGACCTGGACCGAAATTCGCACCCGCGCCGCCGCCTTCGCGCGTGACTGGGCCGGGCAGGGCTATGAGAAGGGCCAGACCCAGCTTTTCTATCGCGATCTGTTCGATGTGTTCGGCGTGCCGGTGCGGCGGGTGGCGAGCTTCGAGGAGCCGGTGCGCAAGCTCGGCCAGAAGCGCGGCTACATTGATCTGTTCTGGAAAGGTGTACTGCTGGTTGAGCAAAAAAGCCTGGGGCGGGATCTCACACCCGCCAAGGAGCAGGCATTCAGCTACTTTCCCGGTCTGAAGGATGTCGAGCTGCCGCGCTACCTGCTGCTAAGCGACTTCCAGAGTTTCGAGCTGTACGATCTGGAAGAAGACGAGCAGGCCAGCTTCACCCTGGCCGAGCTGCCCGAGCATGTCGAGAAGCTCGGCTTTATCCTGGGCGTGCAAAAGCGCCGCTTCAAGGATCAGGATCCGGTCAATATCCTCGCCTCCGAGCTGCTCGGGCGACTGCACGATGCACTCAAGGCGGGAGGCTACCTTGGCCATGATCTGGAATTGTTTTTGGTGCGGCTGGTGTTCTGTCTGTTCGCCGACGATACCGGCATTTTCGAGCCACGCGACAGCTTTCAGGATTGCATTGAGCAGCGAACCCGCGAAGACGGCAGCGACATAGGCGTGTTGATCAGCAGCCTGTTTCAGCTGCTCAACACCCCGCCCGAGCAGCGCGCGCCCTATCTGGATGCCGATCTGGCGCGCTTTCCCTACGTTAATGGCGAGCTGTTTCGTGAACCCGTCCTGATTCCCTTTTTCAATGCCGCCATGCGCCAACGGCTGCTCGAGGCCTGCGCCTTCGACTGGTCGAAAATCTCACCGGCCATTTTCGGCTCCCTGTTTCAGTCGGTGATGGACAGGGACGAACGCCGGCGCCAGGGCGCGCACTACACCACCGAGCAAAATATTCTCAAGGTCATAGCGCCGCTGTTTCTCGACGATCTGCGCGCCGAGCTTGACGCACTCAAGGCGCGTCGGGATACCCACAGGCGCAAGCTGCTGCAGGCATTCCAGCGCCGGCTGGGTGAGATGACCTTTTTCGACCCTGCCTGCGGCTGCGGAAACTTTTTGATTATCACCTATCGCGAACTGCGGCTGTTGGAGATCGAAGTGATCCGCGAGCTGCGTGCCGACAGCCTCGCCAGCGGTCAGCAGGAGCTGGATGCCGCCGAGCTGTCCCTGCTCGATGTCGATCAGTTCCACGGCATCGAGATTTTGGAGTTCCCGGCGCGCATCGCCGAGACGGCGCTCTGGATGATGGATCACATCATGAACACCAGGCTCAGCCTGGAATTCGGCCAGAGCTATGTGCGCATCCCGCTGCGCGCCGCCCCGCGGATTCTCAATGCCGATGCACTCGAAATGGACTGGGCCGAGTTCCTGCCGCCCGCGCGTTGCCATATTCTGCTCGGCAATCCGCCCTTTGTTGGCGCCAAATACCAGAGCGCCGTGCAGCGCGCCCAGGTCAGGCGCATCGCCGCCTTGGGGCAGTCCGGCGGCACGCTGGATTATGTGAGCGCCTGGTTTCTCACCGCCGCTGAGTATCTGCAGGCTGTTCCGCCACGCAACCGCCCGCGCATCGGCCCGCGCATCGGATTCGTGGCGACCAATTCGGTGATTCAGGGTGAACAGGTTGCCCAACTCTGGCCCCGGCTGTTCGCGCGCGGGCTGGAGATCGCCTTTGCCCATCGCACCTTTGCCTGGGGCTCGGACGCGCGCGGCAAGGCCCATGTGCATGTGGTGATCCTCGGGCTCACGCGCAGCAATGAGGCGCCCGTGCGCAAACGGCTGTTCGACTATCCAGACATCAAAGGGGAGCCGCATGAAAGCGCGCTCAAGGCGCTGTCGCCTTATCTGTCCGACGCCGGCAGCCTCAAAGACCCCCATCTGGTGGTGCGCGAGACACCCGCGCCCATCAACGGCCTGCCGAAGCTGATCATTGGCTCCAAACCCATCGACGGCGGGCATTACATCCTGAGCGCCGCCGAGCGCGCCGAACTGCTGGCCGCCGAGCCCGAGGCCGAGCCCCTGTTGCGACCCTACATCGGCAGCCAGGAGTTCCTCAACGGAGGTGAGCGTTGGATTCTGGCCCTGCAACGGGTCGAGCCGGCGCTGCTCAAGCGCCTGCCCAGGGTGCGCGAGCGCGTCGCCGCCGTGCGCGCCTTTCGCCAGCAAAGCAAGAGCAAGCCGACGCAACAACTCGCCGAGACGCCGCTGCTTTATCATGTGAATGTCATCCCCACCACGCCCTTTCTGGTCATCCCGGAAGTCAGCTCCGAGCGGCGCGACTATGTCCCCATCGGCTGGTTGGAGCCGCCGGTCATCCCAAGCAATCTGGTGCGCATTCTCGAAGGCGCGACCCTGCCGCTGTTCGCGCTTCTGACCTCGGCCATGCACATGAGCTGGCTGCGCCGCATCGGCGGGCGACTGGAAAGTCGTTACCGCTATTCCATCGGCATGGTGTACAACACCTTCCCGTTGCCCCAGGTCGGTCAGGACAGCCTGGTGAAACTCGAGCCCCTGGCGCGGGCGGTGCTGGATGCGCGCGACGAGTATCCCACCGCCACGCTGGCCGATCTTTATGACAGCATCGGCATGCCCACAAGGCTGCGCCGCGCGCATCAAGCGCTCGACCGCGCGGTCGACCTGCTTTATCGCAGCGGCGGTTTCGCCAGCGAGCGCGAGCGGGTGGAGCATTTGCTGGGACGCTACGAGGAGATGCTGCATGGCGGCTGAGATCATGATCGGGACCAAAGACCACGACCGCTCCTTTGGAGGGGCGAATCTGTTCGCCGCGGCGTTGCAGTGGCGCCCGGGCCGTTGCGGAAAACCACGCGCGCGCCAGTCGCGCGGCTGGCCCTGGCTGGCGCGCCCTCTGTCCTGGCTGCTGCCCGCTCTGATGCTGACCACCACGACAGCACCCGCGTCGGACTGGCAGCCCCTGG includes:
- the ychF gene encoding redox-regulated ATPase YchF; translation: MGFKCGIVGLPNVGKSTLFNALTKSGIAAENYPFCTIDPNVGVVPLPDERLDVIAGIVKPAKVVPTSMQFVDIAGLVAGASKGEGLGNQFLANIRETDAIAHVVRCFEDDDVVHVSGGVDPLRDMDIINTELALADMDSVEKALDRATRTAKTGDKAAAARRDLLERVVAHLNAGLPVRTLGLDADARAALRDLFLLTAKPVLYIANVAEDGFDNNPLLDRLAAQAASEGAETVAVCAAIEAEMVELDADSRAEFLADLGLKEPGLNRVVRAGYRLLGLETYFTAGPKEARAWTIPHGATAPQAAGVIHSDFERGFIRAEVIAYEDFVKYKGEQGAKDAGRLRSEGKEYIVKDGDVVHFRFNV
- a CDS encoding DNA methyltransferase, which encodes MRLTWTEIRTRAAAFARDWAGQGYEKGQTQLFYRDLFDVFGVPVRRVASFEEPVRKLGQKRGYIDLFWKGVLLVEQKSLGRDLTPAKEQAFSYFPGLKDVELPRYLLLSDFQSFELYDLEEDEQASFTLAELPEHVEKLGFILGVQKRRFKDQDPVNILASELLGRLHDALKAGGYLGHDLELFLVRLVFCLFADDTGIFEPRDSFQDCIEQRTREDGSDIGVLISSLFQLLNTPPEQRAPYLDADLARFPYVNGELFREPVLIPFFNAAMRQRLLEACAFDWSKISPAIFGSLFQSVMDRDERRRQGAHYTTEQNILKVIAPLFLDDLRAELDALKARRDTHRRKLLQAFQRRLGEMTFFDPACGCGNFLIITYRELRLLEIEVIRELRADSLASGQQELDAAELSLLDVDQFHGIEILEFPARIAETALWMMDHIMNTRLSLEFGQSYVRIPLRAAPRILNADALEMDWAEFLPPARCHILLGNPPFVGAKYQSAVQRAQVRRIAALGQSGGTLDYVSAWFLTAAEYLQAVPPRNRPRIGPRIGFVATNSVIQGEQVAQLWPRLFARGLEIAFAHRTFAWGSDARGKAHVHVVILGLTRSNEAPVRKRLFDYPDIKGEPHESALKALSPYLSDAGSLKDPHLVVRETPAPINGLPKLIIGSKPIDGGHYILSAAERAELLAAEPEAEPLLRPYIGSQEFLNGGERWILALQRVEPALLKRLPRVRERVAAVRAFRQQSKSKPTQQLAETPLLYHVNVIPTTPFLVIPEVSSERRDYVPIGWLEPPVIPSNLVRILEGATLPLFALLTSAMHMSWLRRIGGRLESRYRYSIGMVYNTFPLPQVGQDSLVKLEPLARAVLDARDEYPTATLADLYDSIGMPTRLRRAHQALDRAVDLLYRSGGFASERERVEHLLGRYEEMLHGG
- the rpoD gene encoding RNA polymerase sigma factor RpoD, with the translated sequence MDQEQHQASQLKQLIAKGKDQGFLTYSEVNDHLPDGIVEPEQIEDIVRMINDMGITVHETAPSEVDQLSDSAIADDEAAEAAAAALASVDSEFGRTTDPVRMYMREMGTVELLTREGELRIAKRIEEGLNQVLQALSLYPKTVGMLLELLEQVEREEIRITDVITGFDDGSDEIAQPVNKGAAKEANVAVDSASADHEGSEEEEAEVVDTGPDPEEFAQRAKALRDNYERLILCLHDYGRDDDRTRYARERVSEEFLGFKLVAGVFNDLIRILRQTIERIRAQERHIMGLCIDGARMPRKVFIDSFPDHETNADWLDQHLKSGAKYAARLGEYDEEIRRAQRRLMELEEENVLSIGEIKEINRKMSIGEAKARRAKKEMVEANLRLVISIAKKYTNRGLQFLDLIQEGNIGLMKAVDKFEYRRGYKFSTYATWWIRQAITRSIADQARTIRIPVHMIETINKLNRISRQMVQEMGREATPEELAERMEMPEDKVRKVLKIAKEPISMETPIGDDEDSHLGDFIEDSSVISPVDSATAEGLREATQNMLASLTSREAKVLRMRFGIDMNTDHTLEEVGKQFDVTRERIRQIEAKALRKLRHPTRSDKLRSFIESD
- a CDS encoding response regulator; translated protein: MKIRKPAIIADAEGQCPLREPSTAIPNSFSSTQLLARLSADAPSWRVMKRLEAASTPDETPKVGIAKPLPILPTQFNVSIPGISGIDLCERLKQDPATEDIPLIIPSTMSRPADKLRGFQCRAADYVASPFHKVELLARIGNQLKLVRMGEAIEARAEHQFDQLFEPGYTSEERPRRNSGGNSGRNSE